From Enterococcus wangshanyuanii, the proteins below share one genomic window:
- a CDS encoding BglII/BstYI family type II restriction endonuclease has protein sequence MKIRYLYSHLNGLEFLLIHKPELWNEIVDAITSIEADRFKKLSKAKGRTGIEIYDQKQINKAFQNFLIPKGWKDHRQDYFFTPDEELARETMTMTIDEQKNMIEKNGRNAFKGFNQTDFLKDGVAIEVQFGKYAFVAYDLFVKHMAFYIANDINVGIEILPTKAMQLKMDSGVSAYEKEVYNVYRSGRNTPAVPLIVVGVEPDTKEFNYKSEDDNSFWEKNNTNL, from the coding sequence ATGAAAATTAGATATCTATACTCTCATTTAAATGGTTTAGAATTTTTGCTAATCCATAAACCTGAGCTATGGAACGAAATAGTTGATGCTATTACAAGTATTGAAGCGGATAGGTTCAAGAAATTGTCAAAAGCAAAAGGGAGAACTGGAATAGAAATATATGATCAAAAACAGATTAATAAAGCTTTTCAAAATTTTTTAATTCCAAAAGGCTGGAAGGATCATAGACAGGATTATTTTTTTACCCCTGATGAAGAGTTGGCTCGAGAAACAATGACAATGACTATAGATGAACAAAAGAATATGATAGAAAAGAATGGTAGGAATGCATTTAAAGGATTTAACCAAACTGATTTTTTGAAAGATGGAGTTGCTATAGAGGTTCAATTTGGAAAATACGCATTTGTAGCTTATGATCTGTTTGTTAAACATATGGCTTTTTATATAGCAAATGATATCAATGTAGGTATAGAAATTTTACCTACAAAAGCGATGCAGCTTAAAATGGATTCTGGGGTTTCTGCTTATGAAAAAGAAGTTTACAATGTATATCGATCGGGTAGAAATACTCCAGCAGTACCATTAATTGTTGTTGGAGTAGAGCCAGATACAAAAGAATTTAATTATAAAAGTGAAGATGATAATAGTTTTTGGGAGAAGAATAATACCAATTTATAG
- a CDS encoding DNA-methyltransferase — translation MDLETVNLYAKASIIVNEESLEYLKSMPDESVDLVVSSPPYNVGKEYEDKATIEEYLSFQKQIIFEIYRILKPAGNVAWEVGNYIDKKEVFPLDILFYPIFKDIGFKLRNRIIWRFGHGLHAKLRFSGRYETILWFSKSDEYTFNLDPVRIPSKYPGKRHYKGNKKGELSGNPSGKNPEDVWDIILKDWEEEVWNIVNVKSNHVEKTDHPAQFPIELVDRLVMALSNPGDTILDPFGGSGSTLISAVKNGRRGISIDLSEKYTLIAQDRLSRLCEGTLEMRPITKPVYKPRKDSVAKIPEEWKGKGVYRNEN, via the coding sequence ATGGATTTGGAAACAGTTAACCTATATGCAAAAGCAAGTATAATAGTGAATGAAGAAAGTTTAGAATATTTGAAGTCTATGCCTGACGAATCTGTTGATTTAGTGGTATCATCACCACCATACAATGTAGGAAAGGAATATGAAGATAAAGCAACTATTGAAGAATATTTATCTTTCCAAAAACAGATTATTTTTGAAATTTATAGAATTTTAAAGCCTGCTGGTAATGTAGCTTGGGAGGTTGGAAACTATATAGATAAAAAAGAAGTATTTCCACTAGATATATTGTTCTATCCAATTTTCAAAGATATCGGGTTTAAGCTCAGAAATAGGATAATATGGAGATTTGGTCATGGATTACATGCCAAATTAAGATTCAGCGGACGTTATGAAACTATATTATGGTTTTCTAAGTCTGATGAGTATACTTTTAATTTAGATCCGGTGAGAATTCCTTCAAAATACCCAGGAAAACGCCACTATAAAGGAAATAAAAAGGGCGAACTGTCAGGTAATCCTAGCGGGAAAAACCCTGAAGATGTTTGGGATATCATATTAAAAGATTGGGAGGAAGAAGTTTGGAATATTGTGAATGTTAAATCCAATCATGTAGAAAAGACTGACCACCCAGCACAATTTCCTATAGAATTGGTAGACCGTTTGGTTATGGCTTTGAGCAATCCAGGTGATACAATACTTGATCCTTTCGGCGGAAGTGGTTCTACACTAATTAGCGCAGTAAAAAATGGTAGGAGAGGAATAAGTATTGACCTTTCTGAAAAATACACATTAATAGCGCAAGATAGATTGAGCCGTCTTTGTGAGGGTACTTTAGAAATGAGACCAATTACTAAACCAGTTTATAAACCGCGTAAGGATAGTGTTGCAAAAATTCCAGAAGAATGGAAAGGAAAAGGAGTTTATAGAAATGAAAATTAG
- a CDS encoding helix-turn-helix domain-containing protein, which translates to MDKFDLLEKMEAYQIDLLIYIINSGGTATKKELLTHLRIGDYLLSKLLENLMTHAKNSNNGFSIDVIKHTVRFQTKPEYSIHTLFNKLITHAPKYQILKKLLLCGTIDPIPLCEKIGISHSTYFRKINELNNLLKEFDLSIQNGYLLGSELQIRFFYVSLLFITDSKQPLKINDIDPRIHDTVNKIQTILGSPLSFLSKRKLIIYLSLLKRRNAQKGISDYNDQFPFFSNKTGLHNQKRFIRLLKTSTLFRKIDKVLTSFLVYYSFKMTPNETILLILFLLGEEIIPSHSYCLKELDVIEKKSNLFILTLNNEFLDFMEFVYPDTQLTKQHRSMLDYHLSSIGYRHLIFKGHINYYWDAHLPSHEESHRFTIIYAFIDYMKKKYPTLFNDDSQTHFLTPKYAYTLNLYEEWIKAKVTVGVFIEGNLLFRKQFTKWWINYAELTTFAQAEPLVTDKPYDLVISNIDWPSLKKQGRHFFFITNYNEQMDKMDLNELLYKIYSSHC; encoded by the coding sequence GTGGATAAATTTGATTTATTAGAAAAAATGGAGGCCTATCAAATTGATTTACTCATATACATAATCAATAGTGGAGGAACTGCAACAAAAAAGGAGCTATTGACACATCTAAGAATCGGGGACTATCTTTTATCAAAATTACTTGAAAACTTAATGACTCATGCAAAAAATTCCAATAACGGTTTTTCAATCGATGTTATAAAACATACGGTTCGATTTCAAACAAAACCAGAATATTCGATACATACTTTATTTAATAAGCTGATCACACACGCACCAAAATATCAAATTTTAAAAAAACTGTTGCTTTGCGGAACGATTGATCCTATCCCTTTATGCGAAAAAATCGGCATTAGTCACTCTACTTATTTTCGAAAAATAAATGAATTAAACAATCTACTAAAAGAATTTGACTTATCCATCCAAAATGGCTATCTTTTAGGATCAGAATTACAAATTCGCTTTTTTTATGTTTCTCTACTTTTTATCACGGATTCAAAACAGCCATTAAAAATCAATGATATTGATCCTAGAATCCATGATACAGTAAATAAGATCCAAACGATCCTAGGTTCTCCTTTGTCCTTTCTTTCCAAAAGAAAATTAATTATTTATCTAAGTCTGTTAAAAAGAAGGAATGCTCAAAAAGGAATCTCAGACTATAACGATCAATTCCCATTTTTTAGCAATAAAACTGGGCTTCACAATCAAAAACGCTTTATCCGTCTACTAAAAACCTCCACTCTTTTCAGAAAAATCGACAAAGTTCTGACATCTTTTTTGGTTTATTACTCTTTTAAGATGACCCCTAACGAAACCATCCTACTGATCCTCTTTCTACTAGGTGAAGAGATCATTCCAAGTCATTCCTATTGTTTAAAAGAATTAGATGTCATTGAAAAAAAAAGTAATCTTTTCATCCTGACCTTGAATAATGAATTTTTAGATTTTATGGAGTTTGTTTACCCTGATACTCAGTTAACTAAGCAACACCGCTCTATGCTGGATTATCATCTCAGTTCGATTGGCTATCGTCATTTGATCTTCAAAGGTCATATCAATTACTACTGGGATGCACATCTTCCTAGTCATGAAGAGAGCCATCGATTTACCATTATTTATGCATTTATTGATTATATGAAAAAAAAATACCCCACACTTTTTAATGATGACTCTCAGACTCATTTTTTAACTCCAAAGTATGCCTATACTTTGAATCTTTATGAGGAATGGATCAAAGCTAAAGTGACGGTCGGTGTATTTATTGAAGGCAATCTTTTGTTTAGAAAACAATTTACTAAGTGGTGGATCAATTACGCTGAATTAACTACATTTGCACAGGCCGAGCCACTTGTAACTGACAAGCCCTACGATCTAGTAATAAGTAATATTGACTGGCCTTCTCTCAAAAAACAAGGACGTCACTTTTTCTTTATCACCAACTATAATGAACAAATGGATAAGATGGATCTCAATGAATTACTCTATAAAATCTATTCCTCCCACTGCTAA
- a CDS encoding tyrosine-type recombinase/integrase, which yields MARRGENIYKRKDGRWEGRYIKGRRENGKIYYGYIYGYKYAEVKQQLILMKYEKQTTNHKSLRQYDGQLLDWTNYWLETFVQPKVKGSTYASYKNKMDVHVLSKIGSIKLQKMTQSDIEKLLNDMRKTLKASSIRSIFSVFKTCISKAVSLNLLTENPCRGIELPKSERKTVQALSIKDQNRLIKEVDTNQKFFSIILALQTGLRIGEICGLKWEDIDFEDNTLGVNRTILRIPTTDTGVRKTEIVEITPKSQNSSRRIPISDSLRAKLLELHEISTSDYVISNKHKALEPRTVAYRFQVVRKKIGLEKFSFHSLRHTFATRCLEAGGNIATISSLLGHSSTKMTLDCYTNSFLSEERQLVEKLKFVS from the coding sequence ATGGCAAGAAGAGGAGAGAATATCTATAAGAGAAAAGATGGCCGTTGGGAAGGCCGATACATAAAAGGTAGACGAGAGAATGGGAAAATTTATTATGGGTATATTTATGGCTATAAATATGCTGAGGTTAAACAGCAATTGATATTGATGAAATATGAGAAGCAGACAACTAATCATAAGAGTTTGCGTCAGTATGATGGTCAATTACTTGATTGGACAAATTATTGGTTGGAAACATTTGTCCAACCGAAGGTCAAAGGAAGCACATACGCTAGCTATAAAAATAAAATGGACGTTCATGTCCTATCAAAAATAGGTAGCATTAAATTACAAAAAATGACACAATCGGATATTGAAAAATTACTTAATGACATGAGAAAAACGCTGAAAGCGAGCTCTATCAGGTCTATTTTTTCTGTTTTTAAAACGTGCATCAGCAAGGCAGTTTCATTAAATTTGCTTACGGAAAATCCATGTAGAGGTATCGAATTACCGAAATCTGAAAGAAAAACAGTTCAGGCACTATCGATTAAAGATCAGAATAGACTAATTAAAGAAGTCGATACAAACCAAAAGTTCTTCTCTATCATTCTAGCATTACAGACAGGTCTGAGGATTGGAGAAATTTGTGGTTTGAAGTGGGAAGATATTGATTTTGAGGATAATACCTTGGGAGTGAACCGGACAATATTAAGGATCCCAACAACTGATACAGGAGTTAGAAAGACTGAGATTGTAGAAATAACACCTAAAAGTCAAAATTCTTCTCGACGAATTCCTATCTCCGATTCATTGCGAGCAAAACTATTGGAGCTTCATGAAATATCTACAAGTGATTACGTTATCTCCAATAAACATAAGGCACTGGAACCACGTACAGTCGCCTATCGTTTTCAAGTTGTGCGTAAAAAAATTGGACTTGAGAAATTTTCCTTCCATTCTCTAAGGCACACGTTTGCGACCCGCTGTTTAGAAGCTGGGGGAAATATTGCTACAATCAGTTCATTACTAGGACACTCGTCAACGAAAATGACACTAGATTGCTATACAAATTCGTTTTTATCAGAAGAACGTCAGTTGGTGGAAAAACTTAAATTTGTCAGCTAA
- a CDS encoding DUF916 and DUF3324 domain-containing protein: MTIKQKNIRLLIMKISFFVGLCLTIITTETSFAVSIKPILPNNQSDSGATYYDLRMKPGQEQELKLEVSNPSDIEQELAIELNDATTNLSGDIDYSDRSKQVTRDKSLTVSFKDIAQAESKTVVPAHEKRIITVQLKMPPEQFDGMVLGGIKISSIESRQSQSNDQGRKKIYIVAVKLTETDTPVMANLNLLQVLPKKADGKQTLQVTVQNDQAVNIEELEYTATITEQDSDTVLYQTKQSNYRMAPNSSTTFIIADEVNALKPTGRYSLQLTVKSKDTDQEWKWDKGFEIAKEAETHQKNSNHLMIYIVICSITLVFLFIFLITLLLLRRRRQRQYEAALYQKKRKRKRRKKSQPNKKKSPESKQKRIKKIKKDKHR; the protein is encoded by the coding sequence ATGACAATTAAACAAAAGAATATTCGTTTGCTTATCATGAAAATCAGCTTTTTCGTTGGTCTTTGTCTTACCATAATAACGACTGAGACCAGCTTTGCCGTTTCTATCAAACCGATTTTACCGAACAATCAATCTGATTCTGGAGCGACCTACTATGATCTGAGAATGAAACCTGGACAGGAGCAAGAGCTAAAGTTAGAAGTGTCCAATCCCTCCGATATAGAACAGGAATTAGCAATAGAACTCAATGATGCAACAACGAATTTATCAGGGGATATCGACTATTCTGATCGTTCCAAGCAAGTAACAAGAGATAAAAGTCTAACTGTGTCCTTCAAAGATATTGCCCAAGCGGAATCTAAGACGGTCGTTCCGGCTCATGAAAAAAGAATAATAACAGTTCAGTTGAAAATGCCTCCAGAGCAGTTTGACGGTATGGTTTTAGGTGGTATTAAGATTAGCTCGATTGAATCAAGACAGTCCCAATCAAACGATCAAGGTAGAAAAAAAATCTATATTGTTGCTGTAAAGCTAACTGAAACAGATACGCCTGTTATGGCGAACTTAAATTTACTGCAGGTGCTTCCCAAAAAAGCAGACGGGAAGCAAACGCTACAGGTAACCGTCCAAAACGATCAAGCAGTAAATATAGAAGAGCTTGAATACACGGCAACGATCACGGAACAAGACTCAGATACTGTCTTGTATCAGACCAAGCAATCCAATTATCGAATGGCACCTAATTCAAGTACAACTTTTATCATAGCGGATGAAGTCAATGCCTTGAAGCCTACAGGAAGATACTCGCTTCAATTGACAGTTAAATCCAAAGATACAGATCAAGAATGGAAATGGGATAAGGGTTTCGAAATAGCTAAAGAAGCCGAAACCCATCAGAAAAATTCTAATCATCTGATGATTTATATAGTGATTTGTTCTATCACGCTGGTCTTTTTATTTATCTTTTTAATAACGCTATTGCTTCTAAGGAGAAGAAGACAGAGACAATATGAAGCAGCGCTGTATCAGAAAAAAAGAAAACGAAAGCGTCGGAAAAAAAGTCAACCGAATAAGAAAAAAAGTCCTGAAAGTAAACAAAAAAGAATTAAAAAAATAAAGAAAGATAAGCACCGATAG
- a CDS encoding helix-turn-helix domain-containing protein, producing the protein MRKKIIILTDTLSANGLLQNSLLNMDYEIMVSKDILTRPKDKEFYFLQNFDLIIYQQSMYSGLKESFLDNLVLLNKPIVVLTFESEQANESKYADNTEVTFVRYPISVTDLASKLAEIFEETAVRAGQTNQERTIDVFSGNESMSQHSSFSVKNKKTHTFQLKDRTLIIDNWLIPLTKKEHQVLEHFIKSEQRVFSSQALCEAIWINAKQKNKQALLSNLINRIKQKIMEKTSIFEPFILNKKGIGYYLNQDFVLLNDHHDEKIKELLTGAL; encoded by the coding sequence ATGAGGAAAAAAATTATTATATTGACTGACACACTTAGCGCTAACGGATTATTACAAAATAGTTTGTTAAATATGGATTATGAAATCATGGTTTCAAAAGATATATTGACTCGGCCAAAAGATAAAGAGTTTTATTTTTTACAAAATTTCGATTTAATCATCTATCAACAATCTATGTATAGCGGATTAAAAGAATCGTTTTTAGACAACTTGGTACTGCTTAATAAACCGATTGTCGTCTTAACTTTTGAATCAGAACAGGCAAATGAATCTAAATACGCTGATAATACTGAGGTGACATTTGTTCGTTATCCGATATCGGTTACTGATTTAGCCAGTAAGTTGGCAGAAATTTTTGAAGAAACAGCAGTACGAGCAGGGCAAACCAATCAAGAAAGAACGATAGATGTTTTTTCAGGTAATGAGAGTATGTCTCAACATTCATCATTTTCAGTTAAAAACAAAAAGACACATACCTTCCAGCTTAAAGACCGAACGTTGATCATCGACAACTGGTTGATTCCATTAACTAAAAAAGAGCACCAAGTTTTAGAGCACTTCATTAAGTCGGAGCAGAGGGTCTTTTCAAGTCAGGCATTATGTGAAGCGATTTGGATAAATGCCAAGCAAAAAAATAAACAGGCTTTATTAAGTAATTTGATCAACCGTATCAAACAAAAAATAATGGAAAAAACGTCGATTTTTGAACCATTCATTTTAAATAAAAAAGGAATTGGCTATTACTTAAATCAAGATTTTGTACTTTTAAATGACCATCATGATGAAAAAATAAAAGAATTATTAACAGGTGCACTGTAA
- a CDS encoding ParB/RepB/Spo0J family partition protein, whose translation MSKGKGLGRGIDALFQDFASLEDVDVQKEEVIEIPLNELRPNPYQPRKTFDEASLQELANSIQQSGVFQPIIVRKSAVKGYEIIAGERRFRASKLAEKETIPAIVREFDEEAMMQVAVLENLQREDLNPLEEAEAYDMLMKNLKLTQVEVAERLGKSRPYIANYLRLLTLPAPVKELVQSETLSMGQARTLLGLKDKDQILTLAKRVVEENLTVRQLEQIVNDLNENQGKKLAKKDKKTLKEKPYYIRESEDRLMDKFGTTVAIQEKEGKGKIEIEYLSQSDLARILDILEIHFDEE comes from the coding sequence ATGAGTAAAGGAAAAGGTTTAGGAAGAGGTATTGATGCACTGTTTCAGGATTTCGCCAGCTTAGAAGATGTCGATGTGCAAAAAGAAGAAGTCATCGAGATTCCGCTAAATGAATTACGGCCAAATCCATACCAGCCAAGAAAAACATTCGATGAAGCTTCATTGCAGGAATTAGCCAATTCTATTCAACAATCAGGTGTTTTTCAACCGATCATCGTCAGAAAGTCAGCAGTCAAAGGGTACGAAATCATTGCAGGAGAAAGACGTTTTCGCGCATCTAAGTTAGCAGAAAAAGAAACGATTCCTGCAATTGTCCGCGAGTTTGATGAAGAAGCAATGATGCAAGTGGCTGTTTTAGAGAACTTACAGCGTGAAGATCTAAACCCATTAGAAGAAGCAGAAGCGTATGATATGTTGATGAAGAATTTAAAATTGACGCAGGTCGAAGTAGCAGAGCGCTTAGGTAAAAGCCGACCTTACATTGCAAACTATCTACGTTTATTGACACTTCCTGCACCAGTCAAAGAATTAGTTCAAAGTGAAACTCTTTCTATGGGGCAAGCGAGAACATTGTTAGGGTTGAAAGATAAAGACCAGATATTGACATTAGCTAAAAGAGTGGTTGAAGAAAATTTAACAGTGCGCCAATTAGAACAAATCGTCAATGATCTAAATGAAAACCAAGGCAAGAAACTGGCTAAAAAAGACAAAAAGACCTTAAAAGAAAAGCCATACTATATTCGCGAAAGTGAAGATCGCTTGATGGATAAATTCGGTACGACCGTTGCCATTCAAGAAAAAGAAGGCAAAGGGAAAATCGAAATCGAGTATCTTTCACAATCAGATTTGGCAAGGATTTTAGATATCTTAGAAATCCATTTTGATGAAGAATAG
- a CDS encoding ParA family protein: protein MARIISVANQKGGVGKTTTTVNLGASLAYHGKKVLLIDIDAQGNATSGIGVRKPDVATDVYDVLVNEEPIKEVIQQTSRENLDIVPATIQLAGAEIELTSMMARETRLKAAIAEVSDYYDFILIDCPPSLGHLTINAFTASDSILIPVQCEYYALEGLSQLLNTIRLVQKHFNPDLRIEGVLLTMYDARTNLGAEVVEEVRKYFREKVYDTIIPRNVRLSEAPSHGLSIIDYDPRSRGAEVYQALAKEVLDNE from the coding sequence ATGGCACGAATAATTTCTGTAGCGAATCAAAAAGGCGGAGTTGGTAAGACAACGACCACAGTGAATCTAGGTGCTAGTTTGGCCTATCATGGGAAAAAAGTCTTACTGATCGATATTGATGCTCAGGGAAATGCAACAAGCGGTATTGGCGTACGGAAACCGGATGTTGCCACAGATGTTTATGATGTATTAGTAAATGAAGAACCAATCAAAGAAGTAATTCAACAAACATCCAGAGAAAATTTGGATATCGTTCCAGCGACGATCCAGCTTGCAGGTGCAGAAATCGAGTTGACTTCTATGATGGCGCGTGAGACCAGACTAAAAGCGGCAATCGCTGAAGTTAGTGATTATTACGATTTTATCTTGATCGATTGTCCGCCGTCGTTAGGTCATTTAACGATCAATGCCTTTACAGCGAGTGATTCCATTTTGATTCCTGTACAGTGTGAGTACTATGCTTTAGAAGGATTGAGCCAGCTGTTAAATACGATTCGTTTGGTTCAAAAGCACTTTAATCCTGACTTGCGTATCGAAGGCGTATTATTGACGATGTATGATGCTAGAACGAATCTGGGTGCAGAAGTTGTTGAAGAAGTCCGTAAATATTTCCGTGAAAAAGTCTATGATACGATCATTCCTCGAAATGTCCGTTTATCAGAAGCACCAAGTCACGGCTTATCGATTATTGATTATGACCCTCGTTCACGTGGTGCCGAAGTGTACCAAGCACTAGCAAAGGAAGTGTTGGATAATGAGTAA
- the rsmG gene encoding 16S rRNA (guanine(527)-N(7))-methyltransferase RsmG, whose amino-acid sequence MTPEEFKQLLSKKDIQLSEHQMAQFARYFELLVEWNEKMNLTAITDEQDVYLKHFYDSISLAFFEDFSTNKAICDVGAGAGFPSIPLKIVFPSLEVTIVDSLNKRITFLTELANELGLEKVSLYHDRAETFGQKEEFRGAFDYVTARAVARLNVLSELCLPLVKKEGFFLALKAAKSEEEIIEAKPAIAILGGKFQEEVSFELPVTNGERHIVVIQKKKETPKKYPRKPGLPNKQPIK is encoded by the coding sequence ATGACACCTGAAGAGTTTAAACAATTATTGAGTAAAAAAGACATCCAGCTGTCAGAGCATCAAATGGCGCAGTTTGCCCGTTATTTTGAGTTGCTTGTTGAGTGGAATGAGAAGATGAATCTGACTGCGATCACTGATGAACAAGATGTGTATTTGAAGCATTTCTATGATTCTATTTCGTTAGCATTTTTTGAAGATTTTTCAACAAACAAGGCAATCTGTGATGTTGGTGCTGGTGCAGGTTTTCCAAGTATTCCGCTGAAAATCGTTTTTCCTTCATTGGAGGTAACGATCGTGGATTCATTGAATAAACGAATCACTTTTTTAACAGAATTAGCCAACGAACTTGGCTTAGAAAAAGTTTCGTTGTATCATGACCGTGCGGAAACCTTTGGACAAAAAGAAGAATTTCGCGGCGCATTTGACTATGTAACTGCTCGGGCAGTGGCGCGTTTGAATGTTTTAAGTGAACTTTGTTTACCATTAGTGAAAAAGGAAGGCTTTTTCTTAGCGCTAAAAGCAGCAAAAAGTGAAGAAGAAATTATTGAAGCGAAACCTGCGATCGCAATTTTAGGCGGTAAATTTCAAGAAGAAGTATCATTTGAATTACCAGTCACAAATGGTGAGCGTCATATTGTTGTGATTCAAAAGAAAAAAGAGACACCTAAAAAATACCCAAGAAAACCAGGATTACCAAATAAACAACCGATCAAATAA
- a CDS encoding class II aldolase/adducin family protein: MADGRILFEREREDMAKIVQLIFERKNTNVAGGNFSFKTTDKTGKEYIIMTPTMMSQAYLGHLSASQILVVEPHTRKVIAGEGGLTREINMHEAVYDANPEIKAVLHAHAPSSMFWATSGLDMPNLTEATQKVEYIEVLEFEPNCSEELAEIVSNHIKTMPRKQLPHEFLLDSHGVLITTGGETGLEAIHSALAVLDTVEWNAEIAYKQTIFQKLGILDGYYSKGVKIGTVEDLINREPIYNTIIKATAGGD; this comes from the coding sequence ATGGCAGATGGAAGAATTTTATTTGAACGTGAAAGAGAAGATATGGCAAAAATCGTTCAGTTGATTTTTGAACGTAAAAATACGAATGTTGCTGGAGGAAATTTTTCTTTTAAGACAACGGATAAAACTGGAAAAGAATACATCATCATGACGCCAACTATGATGTCGCAAGCTTATTTAGGACATCTTTCGGCTTCGCAAATTTTAGTTGTCGAGCCGCATACAAGAAAAGTCATCGCTGGTGAAGGCGGATTGACCAGGGAAATCAACATGCATGAAGCTGTCTATGATGCAAATCCCGAAATCAAAGCTGTCCTTCATGCGCATGCACCTAGCAGTATGTTTTGGGCGACAAGCGGCCTAGATATGCCGAATCTAACCGAAGCAACTCAAAAGGTCGAATATATCGAAGTCCTAGAGTTTGAACCAAACTGCTCAGAGGAGCTGGCAGAAATCGTCAGCAATCATATTAAGACGATGCCTAGAAAACAATTACCACATGAATTTTTATTAGATAGTCATGGTGTATTGATCACCACAGGTGGTGAAACTGGGCTTGAAGCTATTCATTCAGCACTAGCCGTTTTGGATACGGTCGAATGGAACGCGGAAATTGCTTACAAGCAAACGATTTTCCAAAAGTTGGGTATTTTAGACGGCTACTATTCTAAAGGGGTCAAAATCGGTACGGTCGAGGATCTAATCAATCGTGAACCGATTTATAACACGATTATCAAAGCAACGGCAGGTGGAGATTGA